In Cicer arietinum cultivar CDC Frontier isolate Library 1 chromosome 7, Cicar.CDCFrontier_v2.0, whole genome shotgun sequence, a single window of DNA contains:
- the LOC105851249 gene encoding zinc finger BED domain-containing protein RICESLEEPER 1-like translates to MEIPNDSGAKKPKRLTSVVWNHFERIRKADICYAVCVHCNKRLSGSSNSGTTHLRNHLIRCLKRSNFDVSQLLAAKRRKKDNTVSLANISFDEGPRKEEYVKPTFVKFEQEHKKDEMINYVSGKFDQERSQLDLARMIILHGYPVTVVEQVGFKVFVKNLQPLFEFLPNSGIEISCLEIYRREKEKVYEMINKLCGRINLSIEMWYSTENSSYLCLSAHYIDEEWKMRKKILNFLTLDSSYTEDLLPEVIIKCLDEWDIDCKLFALTLDDCSVDDDITLRIKERVSEKRPFLSTRQILDVRSAAHLISSIVQDAMDALHDVIQKIRESIRYVKSSQEVQGKFNEISQRAGINSQKTLYLDFPLHWKSTYIMLETALEYRKAFSVFQEHDPSYTSILSDEEWEWANSVAGYLKLLVEIMNIFSGKRFPTANIFFPEICDIHIQLIDWSRSSDNFLSPMALKMKAKFDKYWSKCSLALALAAVLDPRFKMKLVEYYYSLIYGSTALERIKEVSDGIKELFNAYSICSTMVDQGSALPGSSLPSTSCGVARDRLKGFDRFLHETSQSQSMVSDLDKYLEEPIFPRNSDFNILNWWRVHMPRYPILSMMARDVLGTPMSTLAPELAFSTVGRVLDSSRSSLNPGTREALVCTQDWIQNESGDINPTPSHSALPLLLESS, encoded by the exons ATGGAAATACCAAATGATTCAGGCGCTAAGAAACCAAAGAGATTGACATCTGTTGTCTGGAATCACTTTGAAAGGATTAGAAAGGCTGACATATGTTATGCTGTTTGCGTTCATTGTAACAAGAGACTTAGTGGATCAAGTAATAGTGGAACTACTCATCTAAGAAACCACTTGATTCGGTGTCTTAAAAGATCAAACTTTGATGTTTCTCAACTACTTGCGgcaaagagaaggaaaaaagaTAATACTGTCAGCCTAGCAAACATTAGTTTTGATGAAGGTCCGAGGAAAGAAGAATATGTAAAGCCAACATTCGTCAAGTTTGAACAGGAACATAAGAAAGATGAAATGATTAACTATGTAAGTGGTAAATTTGATCAGGAGAGGAGTCAACTTGATCTCGCGCGTATGATCATATTACATGGATACCCGGTGACCGTGGttgaacaagtaggattcaagGTCTTTGTGAAGAACCTCCAGCCTCTCTTTGAGTTTTTGCCAAATAGTGGTATTGAGATTTCATGTTTAGAAATCTACAGGAGGGAGAAAGAGAAAGTGTATGAGATGATAAACAAGTTATGTGGTAGGATTAATCTGTCTATTGAAATGTGGTATTCGACAGAAAATTCTTCGTATTTGTGTCTATCAGCACATTACATTGATGAGGAATGGAAAATGCGGAAGAAAATTTTGAACTTTCTTACACTCGACTCTTCTTACACTGAAGACTTGCTTCCAGAAGTGATTATCAAATGTCTCGATGAATGGGACATTGACTGCAAACTATTTGCATTGACTCTTGATGATTGTTCTGTTGATGATGACATCACTCTACGAATCAAAGAGAGAGTTTCCGAGAAAAGGCCTTTCTTAAGTACTCGACAAATACTTGATGTACGCTCTGCAGCACATCTCATAAGTTCCATTGTTCAAGATGCCATGGATGCGTTGCATGACGTGATCCAAAAGATTCGAGAGAGCATCCGATATGTTAAAAGTTCACAAGAAGTGCAaggaaaatttaatgaaatttctCAACGTGCTGGGATCAACTCTCAGAAGACCTTATATCTTGATTTTCCACTTCACTGGAAGTCTACATATATCATGCTTGAAACTGCACTAGAATACAGGAAAGCCTTTTCAGTCTTCCAAGAACACGATCCCTCCTACACTTCAATTCTATCCGACGAAGAGTGGGAATGGGCAAATTCTGTTGCTGGATATTTAAAACTCCTTGTTGAAATCATGAATATCTTCTCAGGCAAAAGATTTCCTACTGCCAATATATTCTTCCCCGAGATCTGCGACATTCATATTCAACTGATTGACTGGAGCAGAAGCTCCGACAATTTTCTTAGTCCCATGGCTTTGAAGATGAAAGCCAAATTTGATAAGTACTGGAGCAAGTGCAGTTTGGCGCTAGCTTTAGCCGCAGTCCTAGACCCCCGGTTTAAAATGAAGTTGGTTGAGTATTACTACTCCCTGATATATGGCAGCACCGCTTTGGAACGAATCAAAGAAGTTTCAGATGGTATCAAAGAACTTTTTAATGCATATTCTATCTGTTCAACAATGGTTGATCAAGGGTCGGCCTTACCTGGAAGTAGCTTACCAAGCACAAGTTGTGGTGTTGCCAGGGATAGACTAAAAGGCTTTGACAGATTTCTTCACGAGACATCACAGAGTCAGTCCATGGTGTCAGACTTAGACAAGTATTTAGAGGAACCAATCTTTCCTCGCAATTCTGATTTTAACATTTTGAACTGGTGGAGAGTCCACATGCCAAGATACCCAATTTTGTCTATGATGGCAAGAGATGTTCTCGGGACTCCCATGTCAACTTTGGCACCTGAATTGGCATTTAGCACAGTAGGAAGAGTGCTGGATTCTTCTCGCAGTTCATTGAACCCAGGTACACGAGAGGCTTTAGTATGCACACAAGATTGGATCCAAAATGAATCAGGAG ATATAAATCCAACGCCAAGCCATTCCGCTCTACCACTTCTCCTTGAATCAAGTTAA